A region from the Felis catus isolate Fca126 chromosome F1, F.catus_Fca126_mat1.0, whole genome shotgun sequence genome encodes:
- the TSTD1 gene encoding thiosulfate:glutathione sulfurtransferase isoform X1, which yields MLRARRGRPGAAFLQLAVAARAMAGAPTVSLPELRSLLASGRARLIDVRSREEAAAGTIPGALNIPVSELESALQMEPAAFQALYSAEKPKRDDENLIFFCQMGKRGLRATQLAQGLGYTGARNYAGAYREWFQKEG from the exons ATGCTGCGGGCACGGAGGGGGCGGCCCGGGGCCGCATTCCTGCAGCTCGCCGTCGCGGCGCGGGCCATGGCCGGAG CGCCCACGGTCTCGCTCCCTGAACTGCGTTCGCTCCTGGCCTCGGGCCGGGCCCGGCTTATCGATGTGAGATCTCGGGAGGAGGCGGCAGCGGGGACCATCCCGGGGGCGCTCAACATCCCGG TGTCTGAGCTGGAAAGTGCCCTGCAAATGGAGCCCGCCGCTTTCCAGGCTTTGTACTCCGCCGAGAAGCCGAAGCGGGACGATGAGAATCTCATCTTCTTCTGCCAGATGGGCAAGCGGGGTTTGCGGGCCACGCAGCTGGCCCAGGGCCTTGGATACACAGG GGCTCGCAACTACGCAGGGGCCTATAGAGAATGGTTCCAGAAAGAAGGTTAG
- the TSTD1 gene encoding thiosulfate:glutathione sulfurtransferase isoform X3, whose product MTLSPGAWAKPDRPRRAVARISGPRGYQLYRARTGAEGQIGRRCLRFRFRSRLREAGEMLRARRGRPGAAFLQLAVAARAMAGAPTVSLPELRSLLASGRARLIDVRSREEAAAGTIPGALNIPGLATTQGPIENGSRKKVR is encoded by the exons ATGACTCTGAGTCCCGGTGCCTGGGCCAAGCCTGACCGTCCGCGCCGGGCAGTCGCAAGAATCTCGGGCCCGCGCGGGTATCAGCTGTACCGCGCGCGAACAGGTGCCGAGGGGCAGATCGGGAGGCGGTGCCTTCGCTTCCGGTTCCGGTCCCGGCTCCGGGAGGCGGGGGAGATGCTGCGGGCACGGAGGGGGCGGCCCGGGGCCGCATTCCTGCAGCTCGCCGTCGCGGCGCGGGCCATGGCCGGAG CGCCCACGGTCTCGCTCCCTGAACTGCGTTCGCTCCTGGCCTCGGGCCGGGCCCGGCTTATCGATGTGAGATCTCGGGAGGAGGCGGCAGCGGGGACCATCCCGGGGGCGCTCAACATCCCGG GGCTCGCAACTACGCAGGGGCCTATAGAGAATGGTTCCAGAAAGAAGGTTAGGTAG
- the USF1 gene encoding upstream stimulatory factor 1 isoform X1, with protein sequence MKGQQKTAEAEEGTVQIQEGAVATGEDPTSVAIASIQSAATFPDPNVKYVFRTENGGQVMYRVIQVSEGQLDGQTEGTGAISGYPATQSMTQAVIQGAFTSDDTVDAEGTAAETHYTYFPSTAVGDGAAGTTSGSAAAVVTTQGSEALLGQATPPGTGQFFVMMSPQEVLQGGSQRSIAPRTHPYSPKSEAPRTTRDEKRRAQHNEVERRRRDKINNWIVQLSKIIPDCSMESTKSGQSKGGILSKACDYIQELRQSNHRLSEELQGLDQLQLDNDVLRQQSGPHPLPLTSGCLKKVRKVPTFRLTLLIASFPRQVEDLKNKNLLLRAQLRHHGVEVVIKNDSN encoded by the exons ATGAAGGG GCAGCAGAAAACAGCTGAAGCGGAAGAGGGGACAGTGCAGATTCAGGAAG GAGCGGTGGCAACTGGGGAGGACCCCACCAGCGTGGCCATTGCCAGCATCCAGTCAGCTGCCACCTTCCCTGACCCCAACGTCAAGTACGTCTTCCGAACTGAGAATGGGGGCCAG GTGATGTACAGGGTGATCCAGGTGTCtgaggggcagctggatggcCAGACTGAGGGGACTGGCGCCATCAGTGGCTATCCTGCCACTCAGTCCATGACCCAG GCGGTGATCCAGGGTGCATTCACCAGTGACGATACGGTTGACGCCGAGGGGACAGCTGCCGAGACGCACTACACTTACTTCCCCAGCACTGCCGTGGGCGATGGGGCCGCGGGTACCACCTCGGGGAGCGCGGCCGCGGTTGTCACGACGCAGGGCTCAGAGGCACTGCTGGGGCAGGCGACCCCTCCCGGCACCG GCCAATTCTTTGTGATGATGTCGCCACAAGAAGTGTTGCAGGGAGGAAGCCAGCGCTCCATTGCCCCAAGGACTCACCCTTATTCCCC GAAGTCAGAAGCTCCGCGGACCACTCGGGATGAGAAACGCAGGGCTCAGCATAATGAAG TCGAGCGCCGCCGCCGAGACAAGATCAACAATTGGATTGTGCAGCTGTCCAAGATCATCCCAGACTGCTCCATGGAGAGCACCAAGTCTGGCCAG AGTAAAGGTGGGATTCTCTCCAAAGCCTGTGATTATATCCAGGAGCTTCGACAGAGCAACCACCGGTTGTCTGAGGAGCTGCAAGGGCTTGACCAGCTACAGCTGGACAATGATGTGCTTCGACAGCAG AGCGGGCCTCATCCTCTTCCCCTCACTAGTGGATGCCTGAAGAAGGTCAGAAAAGTGCCAACTTTTCGACTTACTCTCCTCATCGCCTCCTTTCCGCGTCAGGTGGAAGATCTCAAAAACAAGAACCTGCTGCTTCGAGCTCAGTTGCGGCACCACGGAGTAGAGGTCGTCATTAAGAATGACAGCAACTAA
- the TSTD1 gene encoding thiosulfate:glutathione sulfurtransferase isoform X2, with amino-acid sequence MLRARRGRPGAAFLQLAVAARAMAGVSELESALQMEPAAFQALYSAEKPKRDDENLIFFCQMGKRGLRATQLAQGLGYTGARNYAGAYREWFQKEG; translated from the exons ATGCTGCGGGCACGGAGGGGGCGGCCCGGGGCCGCATTCCTGCAGCTCGCCGTCGCGGCGCGGGCCATGGCCGGAG TGTCTGAGCTGGAAAGTGCCCTGCAAATGGAGCCCGCCGCTTTCCAGGCTTTGTACTCCGCCGAGAAGCCGAAGCGGGACGATGAGAATCTCATCTTCTTCTGCCAGATGGGCAAGCGGGGTTTGCGGGCCACGCAGCTGGCCCAGGGCCTTGGATACACAGG GGCTCGCAACTACGCAGGGGCCTATAGAGAATGGTTCCAGAAAGAAGGTTAG
- the USF1 gene encoding upstream stimulatory factor 1 isoform X3, which translates to MYRVIQVSEGQLDGQTEGTGAISGYPATQSMTQAVIQGAFTSDDTVDAEGTAAETHYTYFPSTAVGDGAAGTTSGSAAAVVTTQGSEALLGQATPPGTGQFFVMMSPQEVLQGGSQRSIAPRTHPYSPKSEAPRTTRDEKRRAQHNEVERRRRDKINNWIVQLSKIIPDCSMESTKSGQSKGGILSKACDYIQELRQSNHRLSEELQGLDQLQLDNDVLRQQSGPHPLPLTSGCLKKVRKVPTFRLTLLIASFPRQVEDLKNKNLLLRAQLRHHGVEVVIKNDSN; encoded by the exons ATGTACAGGGTGATCCAGGTGTCtgaggggcagctggatggcCAGACTGAGGGGACTGGCGCCATCAGTGGCTATCCTGCCACTCAGTCCATGACCCAG GCGGTGATCCAGGGTGCATTCACCAGTGACGATACGGTTGACGCCGAGGGGACAGCTGCCGAGACGCACTACACTTACTTCCCCAGCACTGCCGTGGGCGATGGGGCCGCGGGTACCACCTCGGGGAGCGCGGCCGCGGTTGTCACGACGCAGGGCTCAGAGGCACTGCTGGGGCAGGCGACCCCTCCCGGCACCG GCCAATTCTTTGTGATGATGTCGCCACAAGAAGTGTTGCAGGGAGGAAGCCAGCGCTCCATTGCCCCAAGGACTCACCCTTATTCCCC GAAGTCAGAAGCTCCGCGGACCACTCGGGATGAGAAACGCAGGGCTCAGCATAATGAAG TCGAGCGCCGCCGCCGAGACAAGATCAACAATTGGATTGTGCAGCTGTCCAAGATCATCCCAGACTGCTCCATGGAGAGCACCAAGTCTGGCCAG AGTAAAGGTGGGATTCTCTCCAAAGCCTGTGATTATATCCAGGAGCTTCGACAGAGCAACCACCGGTTGTCTGAGGAGCTGCAAGGGCTTGACCAGCTACAGCTGGACAATGATGTGCTTCGACAGCAG AGCGGGCCTCATCCTCTTCCCCTCACTAGTGGATGCCTGAAGAAGGTCAGAAAAGTGCCAACTTTTCGACTTACTCTCCTCATCGCCTCCTTTCCGCGTCAGGTGGAAGATCTCAAAAACAAGAACCTGCTGCTTCGAGCTCAGTTGCGGCACCACGGAGTAGAGGTCGTCATTAAGAATGACAGCAACTAA
- the USF1 gene encoding upstream stimulatory factor 1 isoform X2 has translation MKGQQKTAEAEEGTVQIQEGAVATGEDPTSVAIASIQSAATFPDPNVKYVFRTENGGQVMYRVIQVSEGQLDGQTEGTGAISGYPATQSMTQAVIQGAFTSDDTVDAEGTAAETHYTYFPSTAVGDGAAGTTSGSAAAVVTTQGSEALLGQATPPGTGQFFVMMSPQEVLQGGSQRSIAPRTHPYSPKSEAPRTTRDEKRRAQHNEVERRRRDKINNWIVQLSKIIPDCSMESTKSGQSKGGILSKACDYIQELRQSNHRLSEELQGLDQLQLDNDVLRQQVEDLKNKNLLLRAQLRHHGVEVVIKNDSN, from the exons ATGAAGGG GCAGCAGAAAACAGCTGAAGCGGAAGAGGGGACAGTGCAGATTCAGGAAG GAGCGGTGGCAACTGGGGAGGACCCCACCAGCGTGGCCATTGCCAGCATCCAGTCAGCTGCCACCTTCCCTGACCCCAACGTCAAGTACGTCTTCCGAACTGAGAATGGGGGCCAG GTGATGTACAGGGTGATCCAGGTGTCtgaggggcagctggatggcCAGACTGAGGGGACTGGCGCCATCAGTGGCTATCCTGCCACTCAGTCCATGACCCAG GCGGTGATCCAGGGTGCATTCACCAGTGACGATACGGTTGACGCCGAGGGGACAGCTGCCGAGACGCACTACACTTACTTCCCCAGCACTGCCGTGGGCGATGGGGCCGCGGGTACCACCTCGGGGAGCGCGGCCGCGGTTGTCACGACGCAGGGCTCAGAGGCACTGCTGGGGCAGGCGACCCCTCCCGGCACCG GCCAATTCTTTGTGATGATGTCGCCACAAGAAGTGTTGCAGGGAGGAAGCCAGCGCTCCATTGCCCCAAGGACTCACCCTTATTCCCC GAAGTCAGAAGCTCCGCGGACCACTCGGGATGAGAAACGCAGGGCTCAGCATAATGAAG TCGAGCGCCGCCGCCGAGACAAGATCAACAATTGGATTGTGCAGCTGTCCAAGATCATCCCAGACTGCTCCATGGAGAGCACCAAGTCTGGCCAG AGTAAAGGTGGGATTCTCTCCAAAGCCTGTGATTATATCCAGGAGCTTCGACAGAGCAACCACCGGTTGTCTGAGGAGCTGCAAGGGCTTGACCAGCTACAGCTGGACAATGATGTGCTTCGACAGCAG GTGGAAGATCTCAAAAACAAGAACCTGCTGCTTCGAGCTCAGTTGCGGCACCACGGAGTAGAGGTCGTCATTAAGAATGACAGCAACTAA